One Bacteroidota bacterium genomic window carries:
- a CDS encoding dodecin family protein has protein sequence MNDSIYKVIEIIGTSEISWEDAAARAIERASKTLHDLRIAEVSDMDLKIENGKVVAYRTKVKVSFKFKGE, from the coding sequence ATGAACGACAGCATTTACAAAGTCATTGAGATCATCGGTACCAGTGAGATATCCTGGGAAGATGCGGCCGCCAGGGCAATAGAAAGAGCTTCCAAGACCCTTCACGACCTGCGCATTGCAGAAGTCTCCGATATGGACCTTAAGATCGAGAACGGAAAAGTAGTAGCGTACAGGACGAAGGTCAAGGTTTCGTTTAAGTTTAAAGGAGAGTGA